One window from the genome of Onychomys torridus chromosome 20, mOncTor1.1, whole genome shotgun sequence encodes:
- the Usp44 gene encoding ubiquitin carboxyl-terminal hydrolase 44 isoform X2, translated as MDECKHIEHLQLAGDHSLFNPQQWYCRDCNTTESIWACLSCSHIACGRYIAEHALKHFEESSHPVAFEVNDMYVFCYLCNDYVLNDTAAGDLKSLRSRLSAIKSKNYSRVAPRSRGLQPADTRDGSSSSSSSSSSSSSSSSSQAGAQPLPRKESQARTALWHRRRTLLGKTFQTWFARSAVGRKRPEPVPEKTTAAAAAAKRDAKKRQQPPPPPQHGWEAQARAELESTPPRKSLRLQGLTEAATIEMVPVQAPPPPPLQAAPARGKALSPISEDRRHKKASDALIKRRPAVTPGVTGLRNLGNTCYMNSVLQVLSHLLIFRQCFLKLDLNQWLAVAASEKSRSCKHAPVPEAVAHQMKEGQEKEKAFVCSRHPSLSAGLSGGSSKSRNMELIQPREPSSPYSSLCHELHTLFQVMWSGEWALVSPFAMLHSVWKLIPAFRGYAQQDAQEFLCELLDKIQRELETTGTRFPTLIPTSQRKLIEQVLNVVNNIFHGQLLSQVTCLACDNKSNTVEPFWDLSLEFPERYQCNGKDAASQPCLVTDMLGKFTETEVLEGKIYMCEHCNSKRRKFSSKPVVLTEAQKQLMICHLPQVLRLHLKRFRVLGTLQ; from the exons ATGGATGAGTGCAAACACATCGAGCATTTGCAGCTGGCGGGCGATCACTCCCTCTTCAACCCTCAGCAATGGTACTGTAGGGACTGCAATACCACTGAGTCGATCTGGGCGTGCCTCAGCTGCTCCCACATCGCCTGCGGGAGGTACATCGCCGAGCACGCACTGAAGCACTTTGAAGAAAGCAGCCATCCCGTCGCGTTCGAGGTGAATGACATGTATGTTTTTTGTTACCTTTGCAATGATTATGTTCTAAATGACACTGCAGCTGGAGACCTGAAGTCACTACGAAGTAGATTAAGTGCAATCAAAAGCAAAAATTACTCCCGCGTGGCTCCGAGGAGCCGAGGGCTACAGCCTGCGGACACACGCGAcggctcttcctcttcctcctcttcctcctcctcctcctcctcctcctcctcctcgcagGCCGGTGCCCAGCCCCTGCCCCGAAAGGAGAGTCAGGCGCGCACGGCCCTCTGGCACAGGCGAAGGACGCTCCTGGGGAAAACCTTCCAGACCTGGTTTGCACGGTCCGCCGTTGGAAGAAAAAGGCCAGAACCCGTTCCGGAGAAGacgacggcggcggcggcggcggcgaaaAGAGACGCGAAGAAGAgacagcagccgccgccgccgccgcagcacGGGTGGGAGGCGCAGGCCAGGGCCGAGCTGGAGAGCACACCCCCTCGGAAGAGTTTGCGCTTACAGGGCCTCACCGAGGCCGCCACCATAGAAATGGTCCCCGTGCaggcgccgccaccgccgccccTGCAGGCCGCCCCGGCCAGGGGCAAAGCGCTGTCACCCATCTCGGAAGACCGGAGACACAAGAAAGCCAGTGACGCCTTGATCAAGCGGAGGCCAGCAGTGACCCCTGGCGTGACGGGACTGAGGAACCTCGGCAACACTTGCTACATGAACTCTGTTCTGCAAGTGTTGAGCCATTTACTTATTTTCCGACAATGCTTTTTAAAGCTTGACCTGAACCAGTGGCTGGCAGTGGCTGCCAGCGAGAAGTCCCGGTCCTGTAAGCACGCACCCGTCCCAGAGGCCGTAGCTCATCAGATGAAAGAAggccaagagaaagagaaagccttCGTGTGCTCCAGACATCCGAGTTTATCCGCAGGCCTAAGCGGCGGGTCCTCAAAAAGTCGAAACATGGAGCTGATTCAGCCCAGGGAGCCGAGTTCCCCCTACAGCTCTCTTTGCCACGAATTACATACTTTGTTCCAAGTCATGTGGTCTGGAGAGTGGGCCTTGGTATCCCCATTCGCTATGCTTCACTCAGTGTGGAAACTGATCCCTGCCTTCCGGGGCTACGCCCAGCAGGATGCTCAGGAGTTTCTTTGTGAGCTTCTGGATAAAATACAGCGTGAACTGGAGACTACCGGAACCAGGTTCCCAACACTCATCCCCACTTCCCAGAGGAAACTGATTGAGCAAGTTCTGAATGTTGTAAACAACATTTTTCACGGACAACTTCTTAGTCAG GTTACGTGTCTTGCATGCGACAACAAATCCAACACTGTAGAACCGTTCTGGGACTTGTCACTGGAGTTTCCAGAGAGATACCAATGTAATGGGAAAGATGCTGCCTCCCAGCCATGTCTAGTTACGGATATGTTGGGCAAATTTACAGAAACAGAAGTGTTAGAAGGGAAAATCTACATGTGTGAGCATTGTAACT caAAGCGTAGAAAGTTTTCGTCGAAACCAGTTGTACTCACAGAAGCCCAGAAACAGCTGATGATCTGCCACCTACCTCAGGTTCTCAGACTACACCTCAAACGGTTCAG GGTTCTGGGTACACTGCAATGA
- the Usp44 gene encoding ubiquitin carboxyl-terminal hydrolase 44 isoform X1, with protein sequence MDECKHIEHLQLAGDHSLFNPQQWYCRDCNTTESIWACLSCSHIACGRYIAEHALKHFEESSHPVAFEVNDMYVFCYLCNDYVLNDTAAGDLKSLRSRLSAIKSKNYSRVAPRSRGLQPADTRDGSSSSSSSSSSSSSSSSSQAGAQPLPRKESQARTALWHRRRTLLGKTFQTWFARSAVGRKRPEPVPEKTTAAAAAAKRDAKKRQQPPPPPQHGWEAQARAELESTPPRKSLRLQGLTEAATIEMVPVQAPPPPPLQAAPARGKALSPISEDRRHKKASDALIKRRPAVTPGVTGLRNLGNTCYMNSVLQVLSHLLIFRQCFLKLDLNQWLAVAASEKSRSCKHAPVPEAVAHQMKEGQEKEKAFVCSRHPSLSAGLSGGSSKSRNMELIQPREPSSPYSSLCHELHTLFQVMWSGEWALVSPFAMLHSVWKLIPAFRGYAQQDAQEFLCELLDKIQRELETTGTRFPTLIPTSQRKLIEQVLNVVNNIFHGQLLSQVTCLACDNKSNTVEPFWDLSLEFPERYQCNGKDAASQPCLVTDMLGKFTETEVLEGKIYMCEHCNSKRRKFSSKPVVLTEAQKQLMICHLPQVLRLHLKRFRWSGRNNREKIGVHVVFEETLNMEPFCCRETLKALRPECFIYNLSAVVIHHGKGFGSGHYTAYCYNSEGGFWVHCNDSKLSMCTMDEVRKAQAYILFYTQRVIENGHSKLLPPELLSNSQHPSEETDASSNEVLS encoded by the exons ATGGATGAGTGCAAACACATCGAGCATTTGCAGCTGGCGGGCGATCACTCCCTCTTCAACCCTCAGCAATGGTACTGTAGGGACTGCAATACCACTGAGTCGATCTGGGCGTGCCTCAGCTGCTCCCACATCGCCTGCGGGAGGTACATCGCCGAGCACGCACTGAAGCACTTTGAAGAAAGCAGCCATCCCGTCGCGTTCGAGGTGAATGACATGTATGTTTTTTGTTACCTTTGCAATGATTATGTTCTAAATGACACTGCAGCTGGAGACCTGAAGTCACTACGAAGTAGATTAAGTGCAATCAAAAGCAAAAATTACTCCCGCGTGGCTCCGAGGAGCCGAGGGCTACAGCCTGCGGACACACGCGAcggctcttcctcttcctcctcttcctcctcctcctcctcctcctcctcctcctcgcagGCCGGTGCCCAGCCCCTGCCCCGAAAGGAGAGTCAGGCGCGCACGGCCCTCTGGCACAGGCGAAGGACGCTCCTGGGGAAAACCTTCCAGACCTGGTTTGCACGGTCCGCCGTTGGAAGAAAAAGGCCAGAACCCGTTCCGGAGAAGacgacggcggcggcggcggcggcgaaaAGAGACGCGAAGAAGAgacagcagccgccgccgccgccgcagcacGGGTGGGAGGCGCAGGCCAGGGCCGAGCTGGAGAGCACACCCCCTCGGAAGAGTTTGCGCTTACAGGGCCTCACCGAGGCCGCCACCATAGAAATGGTCCCCGTGCaggcgccgccaccgccgccccTGCAGGCCGCCCCGGCCAGGGGCAAAGCGCTGTCACCCATCTCGGAAGACCGGAGACACAAGAAAGCCAGTGACGCCTTGATCAAGCGGAGGCCAGCAGTGACCCCTGGCGTGACGGGACTGAGGAACCTCGGCAACACTTGCTACATGAACTCTGTTCTGCAAGTGTTGAGCCATTTACTTATTTTCCGACAATGCTTTTTAAAGCTTGACCTGAACCAGTGGCTGGCAGTGGCTGCCAGCGAGAAGTCCCGGTCCTGTAAGCACGCACCCGTCCCAGAGGCCGTAGCTCATCAGATGAAAGAAggccaagagaaagagaaagccttCGTGTGCTCCAGACATCCGAGTTTATCCGCAGGCCTAAGCGGCGGGTCCTCAAAAAGTCGAAACATGGAGCTGATTCAGCCCAGGGAGCCGAGTTCCCCCTACAGCTCTCTTTGCCACGAATTACATACTTTGTTCCAAGTCATGTGGTCTGGAGAGTGGGCCTTGGTATCCCCATTCGCTATGCTTCACTCAGTGTGGAAACTGATCCCTGCCTTCCGGGGCTACGCCCAGCAGGATGCTCAGGAGTTTCTTTGTGAGCTTCTGGATAAAATACAGCGTGAACTGGAGACTACCGGAACCAGGTTCCCAACACTCATCCCCACTTCCCAGAGGAAACTGATTGAGCAAGTTCTGAATGTTGTAAACAACATTTTTCACGGACAACTTCTTAGTCAG GTTACGTGTCTTGCATGCGACAACAAATCCAACACTGTAGAACCGTTCTGGGACTTGTCACTGGAGTTTCCAGAGAGATACCAATGTAATGGGAAAGATGCTGCCTCCCAGCCATGTCTAGTTACGGATATGTTGGGCAAATTTACAGAAACAGAAGTGTTAGAAGGGAAAATCTACATGTGTGAGCATTGTAACT caAAGCGTAGAAAGTTTTCGTCGAAACCAGTTGTACTCACAGAAGCCCAGAAACAGCTGATGATCTGCCACCTACCTCAGGTTCTCAGACTACACCTCAAACGGTTCAG ATGGTCAGGACGTAATAACCGAGAGAAGATTGGTGTTCATGTTGTCTTTGAGGAAACCTTAAACATGGAGCCCTTTTGCTGCAGGGAGACCCTGAAAGCGCTCAGACCAGAATGCTTTATCTATAATTTATCTGCTGTAGTAATCCACCATGGGAAAGGATTTGGCTCAGGACACTACACTGCCTACTGCTACAATTCTGAAGGAG GGTTCTGGGTACACTGCAATGATTCCAAGCTAAGCATGTGCACTATGGATGAAGTACGAAAGGCCCAAGCTTATATCTTATTTTATACTCAGCGAGTTATTGAGAATGGACACTCTAAACTCCTGCCTCCAGAGCTCTTGTCCAATAGCCAACATCCCAGTGAAGAAACCGATGCCTCTTCTAATGAAGTCCTTAGCTGA
- the Metap2 gene encoding methionine aminopeptidase 2 isoform X1 has protein sequence MAGVEEEEAASFGSHLNGDVDPDDREEGTSSTAEEAAKKKRRKKKKGKGAVSAVQQEPEKESGASVDEVAGQLERQALDEKERDDDDEDGDGDGDGATGKKKKKKKKKRGPKVQTDPPSVPICDLYPNGVFPKGQECEYPPTQDGRTAAWRTTSEEKKALDQASEEIWNDFREAAEAHRQVRKYVMSWIKPGMTMIEICEKLEDCSRKLIKENGLNAGLAFPTGCSLNNCAAHYTPNAGDTTVLQYDDICKIDFGTHISGRIIDCAFTVTFNPKYDILLKAVKDATNTGIKCAGIDVRLCDVGEAIQEVMESYEVEIDGKTYQVKPIRNLNGHSIGPYRIHAGKTVPIVKGGEATRMEEGEVYAIETFGSTGKGVVHDDMECSHYMKNFDVGHVPIRLPRTKHLLNVINENFGTLAFCRRWLDRLGESKYLMALKNLCDLGIVDPYPPLCDIKGSYTAQFEHTILLRPTCKEVVSRGDDY, from the exons ATGGCGGgcgtggaggaggaggaggcagcgtCCTTCGGGAGCCACCTGAACGGCGACGTCGACCCGGACGAccgggaagagggaacctccagCACGGCCGAGGAAGCCGCCAAGAAGAAAAGacggaagaagaagaagggcaaaGGGGCTGTGTCAG CAGTGCAACAAGAACCTGAGAAAGAATCAGGAGCCTCCGTAGATGAGGTAGCAGGACAGCTGGAAAGACAAGCCTTGGACGAGAAAGAgcgggatgatgatgatgaag atggagatggagatggagatggtgCCAccgggaagaagaagaaaaagaagaagaagaagagaggac CAAAAGTTCAGACAGACCCTCCCTCAGTTCCAATATGTGACCTGTATCCTAATGGTGTATTTCCCAAAGGACAAGAGTGTGAATACCCACCCACCCAAGATGG GCGAACAGCTGCCTGGAGAACTacaagtgaagaaaaaaaagcctTAGACCAGGCTAGTGAGGAGATTTGGAACGACTTCCGAGAAGCTGCCGAAGCACATCGGCAAGTTAGGAAATACGTTATGAGCTGGATCAAGCCTGGGATGACAATGATAGAGATCTG TGAGAAGTTGGAAGACTGTTCTCGCAAGCTGATAAAAGAGAATGGGTTAAATGCAGGCCTGGCATTTCCCACTGGGTGTTCCCTCAACAACTGTGCTGCACATTACACTCCCAATGCCGGTGACACTACAGTCTTACAGTACGATGACATCTGTAAGATAGACTTTGGGACACACATAAGTG GTAGAATAATTGATTGTGCTTTCACTGTTACTTTTAATCCCAAATATGATATATTATTAAAAGCTGTCAAAGATGCTACTAATACTGGAATAAAG TGTGCTGGGATTGATGTTCGTCTCTGTGATGTTGGTGAAGCCATTCAAGAAGTTATGGAGTCCTATGAAGTAGAAATAGATGGGAAGACTTACCAAG TGAAACCCATCCGCAATCTAAATGGACATTCCATTGGGCCTTACAGAATACACGCTGGGAAGACAGTGCCCATTGTGAAAGGAGGGGAGGCTACAAGGATGGAG GAAGGAGAAGTGTATGCCATTGAAACCTTTGGTAGCACCGGAAAGGGTGTTGTTCATGATGACATGGAATGTTCACACTACATGAAGAATTTTGATGTGGGACATGTGCCAATAAG GCTTCCAAGAACAAAACATTTGTTAAATGTCATCAATGAAAACTTTGGCACCCTTGCCTTCTGCCGCCGATGGCTGGATCGCTTAGGAGAAAGTAAATACTTAATGGCTCTGAAGAATCTGTGTGACTTGGGCATAGTAGATCCATACCCACCATTATGTGACATTAAAGGATCATACACGGCACAGTTTGAACACACCATACTGTTGCGTCCAACTTGTAAAGAAGTTGTCAGCAGAGGAGATGACTATTAA
- the Metap2 gene encoding methionine aminopeptidase 2 isoform X2 produces the protein MAGVEEEEAASFGSHLNGDVDPDDREEGTSSTAEEAAKKKRRKKKKGKGAVSVQQEPEKESGASVDEVAGQLERQALDEKERDDDDEDGDGDGDGATGKKKKKKKKKRGPKVQTDPPSVPICDLYPNGVFPKGQECEYPPTQDGRTAAWRTTSEEKKALDQASEEIWNDFREAAEAHRQVRKYVMSWIKPGMTMIEICEKLEDCSRKLIKENGLNAGLAFPTGCSLNNCAAHYTPNAGDTTVLQYDDICKIDFGTHISGRIIDCAFTVTFNPKYDILLKAVKDATNTGIKCAGIDVRLCDVGEAIQEVMESYEVEIDGKTYQVKPIRNLNGHSIGPYRIHAGKTVPIVKGGEATRMEEGEVYAIETFGSTGKGVVHDDMECSHYMKNFDVGHVPIRLPRTKHLLNVINENFGTLAFCRRWLDRLGESKYLMALKNLCDLGIVDPYPPLCDIKGSYTAQFEHTILLRPTCKEVVSRGDDY, from the exons ATGGCGGgcgtggaggaggaggaggcagcgtCCTTCGGGAGCCACCTGAACGGCGACGTCGACCCGGACGAccgggaagagggaacctccagCACGGCCGAGGAAGCCGCCAAGAAGAAAAGacggaagaagaagaagggcaaaGGGGCTGTGTCAG TGCAACAAGAACCTGAGAAAGAATCAGGAGCCTCCGTAGATGAGGTAGCAGGACAGCTGGAAAGACAAGCCTTGGACGAGAAAGAgcgggatgatgatgatgaag atggagatggagatggagatggtgCCAccgggaagaagaagaaaaagaagaagaagaagagaggac CAAAAGTTCAGACAGACCCTCCCTCAGTTCCAATATGTGACCTGTATCCTAATGGTGTATTTCCCAAAGGACAAGAGTGTGAATACCCACCCACCCAAGATGG GCGAACAGCTGCCTGGAGAACTacaagtgaagaaaaaaaagcctTAGACCAGGCTAGTGAGGAGATTTGGAACGACTTCCGAGAAGCTGCCGAAGCACATCGGCAAGTTAGGAAATACGTTATGAGCTGGATCAAGCCTGGGATGACAATGATAGAGATCTG TGAGAAGTTGGAAGACTGTTCTCGCAAGCTGATAAAAGAGAATGGGTTAAATGCAGGCCTGGCATTTCCCACTGGGTGTTCCCTCAACAACTGTGCTGCACATTACACTCCCAATGCCGGTGACACTACAGTCTTACAGTACGATGACATCTGTAAGATAGACTTTGGGACACACATAAGTG GTAGAATAATTGATTGTGCTTTCACTGTTACTTTTAATCCCAAATATGATATATTATTAAAAGCTGTCAAAGATGCTACTAATACTGGAATAAAG TGTGCTGGGATTGATGTTCGTCTCTGTGATGTTGGTGAAGCCATTCAAGAAGTTATGGAGTCCTATGAAGTAGAAATAGATGGGAAGACTTACCAAG TGAAACCCATCCGCAATCTAAATGGACATTCCATTGGGCCTTACAGAATACACGCTGGGAAGACAGTGCCCATTGTGAAAGGAGGGGAGGCTACAAGGATGGAG GAAGGAGAAGTGTATGCCATTGAAACCTTTGGTAGCACCGGAAAGGGTGTTGTTCATGATGACATGGAATGTTCACACTACATGAAGAATTTTGATGTGGGACATGTGCCAATAAG GCTTCCAAGAACAAAACATTTGTTAAATGTCATCAATGAAAACTTTGGCACCCTTGCCTTCTGCCGCCGATGGCTGGATCGCTTAGGAGAAAGTAAATACTTAATGGCTCTGAAGAATCTGTGTGACTTGGGCATAGTAGATCCATACCCACCATTATGTGACATTAAAGGATCATACACGGCACAGTTTGAACACACCATACTGTTGCGTCCAACTTGTAAAGAAGTTGTCAGCAGAGGAGATGACTATTAA